From a single Deltaproteobacteria bacterium genomic region:
- a CDS encoding NIPSNAP family protein yields MVTCYLRYVIDPYKINEFKHYAKLWIPLVNKFGGQHHGYFLPSEGANNIALALFSFLSLGDYEQYRKDSFSDPDCISAFQYAEETRCIICYERSFYKPLFK; encoded by the coding sequence GTGGTAACGTGTTATTTACGATATGTGATAGATCCATATAAGATCAATGAATTCAAGCATTATGCAAAACTATGGATACCATTAGTAAATAAGTTCGGCGGCCAACATCACGGGTATTTTCTGCCATCCGAAGGCGCAAATAATATTGCATTAGCGTTATTTTCTTTTCTGAGTCTCGGAGACTATGAGCAGTATCGAAAAGATTCGTTCAGTGACCCAGATTGTATATCTGCGTTTCAGTATGCGGAAGAGACGAGATGTATTATTTGCTATGAACGCAGCTTTTATAAACCACTTTTTAAATAG